The following coding sequences are from one Pigmentibacter sp. JX0631 window:
- a CDS encoding Hint domain-containing protein, with protein MYNTLLKRVLLFTSIIISIISISNTTFAGNRIIGPTDRNGRCVDNIPDAPTCQGERDYGLKSGCINKEEFDSLVAYNSYPICDRNNILRAWCSCGCFEKNTRIFVVGKDINYMGYEKIAKIISEKQHYRVLSLHQDTKLSAIKTNSFELFQTTSGPEKEPLIVFYTENNLRLAVTKKHAILLSSGKMVEAEKVQLTDKLVQANGKPVVIQKIEHEFTSDDVLNILTSGKTPIEHTLFAEGLIVGDLAWQNNLKSMLNSIAVRE; from the coding sequence ATGTATAATACGTTACTAAAACGAGTTTTGCTTTTTACTAGTATTATAATATCAATAATTTCTATCAGTAATACCACTTTTGCTGGAAATAGAATTATCGGTCCAACTGATAGAAATGGTCGTTGTGTAGATAACATTCCTGATGCTCCCACTTGCCAGGGCGAAAGAGATTATGGACTTAAAAGTGGTTGTATAAATAAAGAAGAATTTGATTCTTTAGTCGCTTATAATTCATACCCAATTTGTGATCGTAATAATATTTTAAGAGCATGGTGTTCATGTGGATGTTTTGAGAAAAATACAAGAATTTTTGTTGTAGGAAAAGATATTAATTACATGGGTTATGAAAAAATTGCAAAAATAATTTCAGAAAAACAACATTATAGAGTATTAAGCCTGCATCAAGACACTAAATTATCTGCAATTAAAACAAATTCATTCGAACTTTTTCAAACAACTAGTGGACCTGAAAAAGAACCTCTTATCGTTTTTTATACTGAAAATAATTTACGGCTTGCTGTTACTAAAAAACATGCAATTTTATTAAGTAGTGGTAAAATGGTAGAAGCGGAAAAAGTACAATTAACAGATAAATTGGTACAAGCAAATGGTAAACCAGTGGTTATCCAAAAGATCGAACACGAGTTTACAAGCGATGATGTGTTGAATATATTAACTTCTGGAAAAACTCCTATAGAGCATACTTTATTTGCAGAAGGTCTTATTGTTGGTGATTTGGCTTGGCAAAATAATTTAAAGAGTATGCTAAATTCCATTGCAGTAAGAGAATAA